The following coding sequences are from one Musa acuminata AAA Group cultivar baxijiao chromosome BXJ1-6, Cavendish_Baxijiao_AAA, whole genome shotgun sequence window:
- the LOC135675750 gene encoding large ribosomal subunit protein uL11x-like has product MPPKFDPTQVVDVYVRVTGGEVGAASSLAPKIGPLGLSPKKIGEDIAKETAKEWKGLRVTVKLTVQNRQAKVTVVPSAAALVIKALKEPERDRKKTKNIKHNGNISLDDVVEIARVMRPRSMAKDLSGTIKEILGTCVSVGCTVDGKDPKDLQTEISDGDVEVPLE; this is encoded by the coding sequence ATGCCGCCCAAGTTCGATCCGACACAGGTTGTCGACGTCTACGTCCGGGTCACCGGAGGCGAGGTCGGCGCTGCCAGCTCCCTGGCGCCTAAGATCGGGCCACTTGGGCTCTCCCCGAAGAAGATCGGCGAGGACATTGCCAAGGAGACAGCGAAGGAGTGGAAGGGTCTCCGCGTCACCGTCAAGCTAACCGTCCAGAACCGGCAGGCCAAGGTCACCGTCGTCCCCTCCGCGGCCGCCCTCGTCATCAAGGCTCTCAAGGAGCCCGAGCGCGACCGGAAGAAAACCAAGAACATTAAGCACAACGGCAACATCTCCCTCGACGACGTCGTCGAGATCGCCCGGGTTATGCGGCCCAGGTCCATGGCCAAGGATCTATCTGGCACCATCAAGGAGATCCTCGGCACCTGCGTCTCCGTCGGTTGTACCGTCGACGGGAAGGACCCCAAAGACCTGCAGACGGAGATTAGCGACGGCGATGTCGAGGTTCCTCTCGAGTGA